The following proteins are encoded in a genomic region of Euzebyales bacterium:
- a CDS encoding chloride channel protein, whose translation MNESGEDTQRGATRTTVSRLRRQPGETTGDWIRRTRRQTVPHLQGEPLMISLAVAVGLGTGLLAAALIGVIAVVQRVAFGTHASWPLVLLVPTVGALVVGLIVTYVAPESSGSGVIQVMTTVATHGGRFRGRVPFAGVAASGIALGTGASGGREGPIVLIGGSVGSLLGRLFAVGEERMRTLVAAGAAAGIGASFNAPIGGMLFAIELIIGRFRASVLQAVVVASVVGSVTTREIIGPGIIYEPATLYTFSDARELGLYAVLGVAAALFGIAFLYGEDLAKRVFARLQIWRPLKLGLGGLGVGLIALAVPEVLGTGDNLPPIDGIRDPIQRMLDAEIGASYAAVGLLLILAFAKLVATCLSIGSGNAVGTFAPTIFCGAAVGGAVGHVAAELLPDAGVQPGAFALVGMAAVFAAAARAPLTAIVIAFELTSDYELVLPLMLAAGLATFIADRIQPESVYTWPLAKRGIVYGEPEDVDLMQTVRVSEVMTTDPDMLTADMTLPEARAEFRRTGHHGFPVLDADRRLVGVCTLTDVAVGDAGDDGLTVGQVCTHQMLTVTPQDPVFLALRRMAMIDVGRLPVVAAHDHRQLVGLIRRSDLVTAYRQAVTRSLVSQHRTELRRLRDLVGTNFVEVRVTDASPATGRQIRSVAWPRHTLLTSVHRDGDLILPDGSTELRPGDRVSAIVDDDHLPEVRQLLTGSADPGTTEES comes from the coding sequence GTGAACGAATCCGGCGAGGACACTCAGCGCGGCGCGACCCGGACCACGGTGTCGCGCCTGCGCCGCCAGCCCGGGGAGACCACCGGTGACTGGATCCGCAGGACCCGGCGCCAGACGGTGCCCCACCTGCAGGGCGAGCCCCTGATGATCTCGCTGGCCGTCGCGGTGGGCCTGGGCACCGGCCTGCTGGCTGCGGCGCTGATCGGCGTCATCGCGGTCGTCCAGCGGGTGGCGTTCGGCACACACGCCTCGTGGCCACTGGTCCTGCTGGTGCCCACCGTGGGAGCGTTGGTCGTCGGCCTGATCGTGACCTACGTGGCGCCCGAGAGCAGCGGCAGCGGCGTCATCCAGGTGATGACGACGGTCGCGACCCACGGTGGTCGGTTTCGCGGACGCGTGCCGTTCGCGGGTGTCGCCGCGTCGGGCATCGCACTGGGCACGGGCGCCTCGGGCGGACGCGAGGGACCGATCGTGCTGATCGGCGGGAGCGTCGGGTCGCTGCTCGGACGGCTGTTCGCTGTCGGTGAAGAGCGCATGCGGACCCTCGTCGCGGCCGGCGCCGCGGCAGGCATCGGCGCCTCGTTCAACGCCCCGATCGGCGGGATGCTGTTCGCGATCGAGCTCATCATCGGCCGCTTCCGCGCGTCGGTCCTGCAGGCGGTCGTCGTGGCGTCGGTGGTGGGCTCCGTCACCACGCGGGAGATCATCGGTCCCGGGATCATCTATGAGCCGGCGACGCTGTACACGTTCTCGGACGCGCGCGAGCTGGGCCTGTACGCGGTGCTCGGCGTCGCCGCGGCCCTGTTCGGCATCGCCTTCCTCTACGGCGAGGACCTGGCCAAGCGTGTCTTCGCGCGGCTGCAGATCTGGCGCCCCCTGAAGTTGGGGCTCGGCGGGCTCGGGGTTGGTCTCATCGCGCTCGCCGTGCCGGAGGTGCTCGGCACGGGTGACAACCTCCCACCGATCGACGGCATCCGCGACCCCATCCAGCGGATGCTCGACGCAGAGATCGGCGCCAGCTACGCGGCGGTCGGCCTGCTGCTGATCCTGGCCTTCGCCAAGCTGGTCGCCACCTGCCTGTCGATCGGCAGCGGCAACGCGGTCGGCACGTTTGCTCCCACGATCTTCTGCGGCGCCGCGGTCGGCGGGGCTGTCGGGCACGTGGCCGCCGAGCTGCTACCCGATGCGGGTGTACAGCCCGGCGCCTTCGCCCTCGTCGGCATGGCGGCCGTGTTCGCCGCCGCGGCACGCGCGCCGCTGACCGCGATCGTCATCGCCTTCGAGCTGACCAGCGACTACGAGCTGGTGCTGCCGCTGATGCTCGCGGCCGGCCTGGCGACGTTCATCGCGGACCGCATCCAGCCCGAGTCGGTCTACACCTGGCCACTGGCCAAGCGCGGCATCGTCTACGGCGAGCCTGAGGACGTCGACCTGATGCAGACGGTGCGCGTCAGCGAGGTCATGACGACCGACCCCGACATGCTCACCGCCGACATGACCCTGCCCGAGGCCCGCGCCGAGTTCCGCCGGACCGGGCACCACGGCTTCCCTGTGCTCGACGCGGACCGCCGGCTGGTCGGCGTGTGCACGTTGACGGATGTGGCCGTCGGGGACGCCGGTGACGACGGCCTCACGGTCGGTCAGGTCTGCACCCACCAGATGCTGACGGTTACGCCGCAGGATCCCGTCTTCCTGGCACTCCGGCGCATGGCGATGATCGACGTCGGCCGCCTACCGGTCGTGGCCGCCCACGACCACCGGCAGCTCGTCGGGCTGATCCGCCGCTCCGACCTCGTCACCGCCTACCGCCAGGCGGTCACACGCTCGTTGGTCTCCCAGCACCGCACCGAGCTGCGCCGGCTGCGCGATCTGGTCGGGACCAACTTCGTCGAGGTCCGCGTGACCGACGCCAGCCCGGCGACGGGACGGCAGATCCGGTCGGTCGCGTGGCCACGCCACACGCTGCTGACCAGCGTGCACCGCGACGGTGACCTGATCTTGCCGGACGGGTCGACCGAGCTGCGTCCCGGGGACAGGGTCAGCGCCATCGTCGACGACGACCACCTGCCGGAGGTGCGCCAGCTGCTGACGGGGTCGGCGGACCCCGGTACCACGGAGGAGTCGTGA